The following are from one region of the Paenibacillus sp. JZ16 genome:
- a CDS encoding RNA polymerase sigma factor — protein MQIDSLRPGGDITETYELYGDMLFKIAMVYLGNKQDVEEAIQETFIKLIYKAPDFSDQEHKKAWLIRVITNHCKNMQGSLWRKRVTKMEHMNNYFVEPSERTLMDNVMSLPFKYKSVIHLFYYEDYSVKEIAGILQINESAVKMRLQRGRKLLRMDLEGEDD, from the coding sequence ATGCAGATCGATTCGCTCCGGCCGGGCGGAGATATTACGGAAACCTATGAATTATATGGCGATATGCTTTTTAAAATAGCGATGGTGTACCTTGGGAACAAACAGGATGTCGAAGAAGCCATTCAGGAGACGTTTATTAAATTGATATATAAAGCGCCTGACTTCAGCGACCAGGAGCATAAGAAAGCCTGGCTCATTCGGGTGATTACGAACCATTGCAAGAACATGCAAGGGAGTCTGTGGCGCAAGCGGGTAACCAAAATGGAGCATATGAACAATTATTTTGTCGAACCGTCGGAACGGACATTGATGGATAACGTCATGAGTTTGCCGTTCAAGTATAAGTCGGTCATCCATCTGTTTTATTACGAGGATTATTCCGTTAAGGAAATCGCCGGGATTTTGCAGATTAACGAGTCTGCGGTCAAGATGCGTCTTCAGCGCGGCAGGAAGCTGCTGCGCATGGACTTGGAAGGAGAGGACGATTGA
- a CDS encoding helix-turn-helix domain-containing protein, with protein sequence MSLTVNQRPSREEYFNNPAHFETQLGLWIFKSGSHPFFTDKVGPRSVEFYSIHFVASGKVRFGWDGSSVSLSEGDLFCLFPGSVYTYVKDCDEPSTMITWTAFMGELMPSILKHVDLGPERPYRRNAFRDDALAVIKDIQRLLQQPQQDHSLQLMSLGFQLIHSIDPNRDQHLPAASDWLESAPGYMGLHCTENLSVEDLAAWAGVHRSHFTRAFTRRYGISPSRYMQQLIMEKATRLLTAEGTSITQTALSLGYSDLFTFSRAFTRYYGMTPSTFVKANRPSSRTSE encoded by the coding sequence ATGAGTTTAACAGTGAATCAGCGGCCATCCCGGGAAGAATACTTTAATAACCCGGCTCACTTTGAGACACAACTGGGATTATGGATATTCAAATCCGGATCCCACCCCTTTTTCACCGATAAAGTCGGTCCCCGGTCCGTCGAATTTTATAGTATACATTTCGTTGCCAGCGGCAAAGTGCGGTTCGGCTGGGACGGCAGCAGTGTCTCCCTCTCGGAAGGCGACCTCTTCTGCCTCTTCCCCGGCTCGGTCTATACATATGTCAAGGACTGCGACGAGCCGTCTACCATGATCACCTGGACGGCCTTTATGGGCGAGTTGATGCCGTCCATATTGAAGCATGTCGATTTAGGTCCGGAGCGGCCCTATCGACGAAATGCCTTCAGGGACGATGCCTTGGCTGTCATCAAGGACATCCAGCGTTTGCTCCAGCAGCCCCAGCAGGACCATAGCCTTCAGCTGATGTCGCTGGGATTCCAGTTGATCCACAGCATCGATCCCAACCGGGACCAGCACCTCCCGGCTGCTTCGGACTGGCTCGAATCCGCCCCCGGGTATATGGGGCTTCATTGCACGGAGAATCTGTCCGTGGAGGACCTTGCCGCCTGGGCCGGCGTGCATCGCAGTCACTTCACCCGCGCCTTTACCCGCCGATACGGCATCTCTCCGTCCCGCTACATGCAGCAGTTGATCATGGAGAAAGCGACCCGCCTGTTAACCGCCGAGGGAACCAGCATCACGCAGACCGCTTTATCCCTGGGGTATTCGGATTTGTTCACCTTCTCCCGCGCCTTTACCCGGTATTACGGAATGACGCCGAGCACATTCGTGAAAGCGAACCGCCCGTCATCGAGAACAAGCGAATAA